The Lycium ferocissimum isolate CSIRO_LF1 unplaced genomic scaffold, AGI_CSIRO_Lferr_CH_V1 ctg18711, whole genome shotgun sequence DNA window AATAAAAGTATTTCTTCCGCATTAGTTTAATATTTAAACTGCTAGAGTGTGTTTACATGTTGTTATTCCggatgttgtatcaaattaaggtagttacctgaagggttcgcccaccagggagggttagtgtgggtgcccgcatgatccatgatttgggtcgtgacataatgacagttttgtaaattttaaaTGGATATTCCAGATcacttaataaaattattttacgaTTTTAAATAGTTTCACTCTTCAAATTGTTCTAGCATTGTTATTAACGTAACAATATATGTTGAATATGAAGTTACTAATAAGAATTTGTTATTCTCATGTTCATTTGTGTACTTTATACTTGTCTTTTTACACTTTTATTTCCCTTTCAGCCAAATCTTATTGAGTGCTTACTTTTTTAATGAGAAGTTACATGAAAActcaatttatatttttgtcaaGTTCCCTGTTGATTCAAAACCTAATCCACCTCCAAGTGATATTCAAAATTTTGTCTAAAGAAAGCTCTAAAAAAACAACTTATTAAAAATTGCATTTTCTCCGAAACACAAAATTGTAAAAAGTGTGTTCGGATTATTTTTGGCTAAGGTTTCGCAAAACTACTACTCCTGTTTcgagaaaataaagaagatctTTTATATCTATGTTTCACAGATTCATTTAAATAATCTCGGAACTCAACTTCTTTTTGTTGTGTGGGATGATAAGGCAAGGGGAAAAGGAAGGAGACAATGAGAATTGAACTCAAGACTTATTATGGGAAAGACTTtcaacaataccaaaaaaaCTGTAAAGTTTGTTGGAACCAAATTCGACAACAGAGCTCATTCCACGTCAAAGCTAAGAGAGAGATAAAGGGAAGATATAAACCAAATTGAACTTGATCACGAAATGAGAAAATAGTGAAAACAGTTTCATGCATGAGCCTTGGCCTCTGTATCAGTCTATCAGATCGTATTGTATGTGCTCTCCTATATGGCTCCCTTTTGTTTGCTTCCGAACATCATTGACTGATACAAGTACTACACATACAATATCACATACTCAATTTGACAACTAATGTTTTATCCACAAGCTAAAGTTTCAAACTTTAGCAGCAAAGAAGTTTGTACATTTCCTGCATAATATTTTCATTGTTCAACAAAGTCAGTTGTGACTATGAGCAAGGTTCATTAGAACTTTGATTGGTCAGATGCTTCTCATTGTAAAGCTTTCTGGTTTCAGAATTCATTTACTGTTAAGCTACAGTCCTCAAACGGGGATTCGTTTGCCCATGTTAACCCTGTAATTTGTTGAAAGAGCTGCACAAACATAAGGAAAGAGTACTTAGCTTCAATTTCCGAAATGCTTTGCCTGTTAATGAACATGCAAAGCTTTGCTTCAGACAGTGTAAACACACAGAGCAAAGATTCTTAAAGCCTAACATCTGTTAATAAGACAATTGGAAGCTGCAAAATAGAAAATCAGTCGACAGTAACTTCTCTATACTCTTAATCTATGAACTATCAGAAGTGGATTTCAGGAAGCCAACAAAGGCACAAATTTCCTTACAGCGCAACCAGTTGACAACCACAATAAGATGCATCGCACCTAACTTTAATGCTACTGCagaaaatacatataaaaaCATACCGATGATACAGATGATTGGCGAAACAATCCACCGATGATAGGTAACTTCCTTAGGAAAACAGCAAATGCGGGCCAAAAGCCACTGCATTACATAGTGCGCCTCATTAGCGAATAAGGTTTATTCTTGGTGAGTCACAAGGATGCAAGAAATAGGTTTACCTGAACAACACAAAAAGACCATAGATCTCTCAATCATGCCTAGCACAGGCCATCCAATCATAATGAGGAAGAAACCAACAGCAAAGGAGGCAGAACCctatcaaataattaaagtttGGCATATGAACAAGGGGATCGGCaaggggaaaaaggtaagagcAAAGTCAAAGTCAAAGGATGAATTGGGACATAGAGAGGCAATGTGGAACCTTAAAATTTTGCcgtttcatgaaaaattgcaGAGTAGACATCACTCCAGTGGTTAAGGTCACTCCAGACAGAAAGAGGATCTAATCACACAAGAAAGCATCGTTGAAGATTATGCAAATAAACATACTAAAGGACAGAAGGACAAAGTACTAGACGATGAACTACAAAATGGTGATCAGATCGCGATAAAGAAAAAACTCACATTCCCAATGGCAACGAAAACTCCTGTCATAGAAGAGAAACAGTCCGACCAGAGTAAAAATTACACCAAATCCAATCAATCCTAGCCCAATCTCTGTCACATATCAGAGAAAGTAAGAACTTGAGGCAGCAAATAAGGCAACATTGTCACAGCATATTAAACCAACCATGAAACCACCGTAAGTTTCAGTTGATTCAGAACAGTGAGGAGATTGTTTAACGATTATGTAAAATCATATTCAAGAAAAGATACAAGACTTCAACACAGTACAATATGACTTCTTGATAAGTTTCGATAACAAAATATGACACTAGAGCACCAGATGATCCCAAGGCATACCATTTTTTTTAAGCAATGTCACTTTTGACAATTATGCTTTACTTA harbors:
- the LOC132042875 gene encoding uncharacterized protein LOC132042875; the protein is MATFEENDVKIIVGAFGDLEGRELRKREEQGRRSYLKEDDSKRKSKWGIGCLKEIGLGLIGFGVIFTLVGLFLFYDRSFRCHWEYPLSVWSDLNHWSDVYSAIFHETAKF